The following proteins are co-located in the Thermoleophilaceae bacterium genome:
- a CDS encoding metal ABC transporter permease, whose protein sequence is MFAHEFMRNAFLAGTFVALACGLVGYFVVLRAQVFAGDALSHVAFTGALAAAAAGIDPRIGLFAITIVVAVGMGAAGDRARADDTVIGSFFAWILGLGALFLSIFITSSSSSGNGTAAVRVLFGSILGLSASEARLAALLAALAAVAVVAMARPLLFSSVDVEVAEARGVRVRAIGLAFLGVLGLVAAEATQAVGALLLLGLLSAPGGAAHRLTANPYAGLALSASFALVAMWGGLVLSYLVPSLPPSSMIVMLAVAIYVVATAAGVRKARNPKLESVS, encoded by the coding sequence ATGTTCGCCCACGAGTTCATGCGCAACGCGTTCCTCGCCGGCACGTTCGTCGCGCTCGCCTGCGGGCTCGTCGGCTACTTCGTGGTGCTGCGCGCGCAGGTGTTCGCGGGCGACGCTCTGTCGCACGTTGCCTTCACCGGCGCGCTTGCCGCCGCCGCGGCGGGAATCGATCCTCGCATCGGCCTCTTCGCGATCACGATCGTGGTGGCGGTGGGGATGGGCGCGGCGGGCGACCGCGCCCGGGCGGACGACACCGTGATCGGCTCGTTCTTCGCCTGGATCCTGGGACTGGGCGCGCTCTTCCTGTCGATCTTCATCACCTCGTCGAGCAGCAGCGGCAACGGCACCGCCGCCGTGCGCGTGCTCTTCGGTTCGATCCTCGGACTGTCGGCGTCCGAGGCGCGGCTCGCGGCGCTGCTGGCCGCGCTCGCCGCCGTGGCAGTCGTGGCGATGGCGCGGCCGTTGCTGTTCTCGTCGGTGGACGTGGAGGTGGCCGAGGCGCGAGGCGTGCGTGTTCGGGCGATCGGGCTTGCGTTCCTCGGCGTGCTCGGGCTGGTGGCGGCGGAGGCCACGCAGGCGGTGGGCGCTCTGCTGCTGCTCGGGCTGCTGTCGGCCCCGGGCGGCGCCGCTCACCGGCTCACCGCCAACCCATACGCCGGCCTTGCGCTGTCCGCGTCGTTCGCTCTGGTGGCCATGTGGGGCGGGCTCGTGCTGAGCTACCTCGTGCCGTCACTGCCGCCGAGCTCGATGATCGTCATGCTGGCGGTCGCGATCTACGTGGTGGCCACCGCGGCAGGCGTCCGGAAGGCGCGGAACCCAAAGTTAGAATCGGTGTCGTGA